Proteins encoded by one window of Lathyrus oleraceus cultivar Zhongwan6 chromosome 1, CAAS_Psat_ZW6_1.0, whole genome shotgun sequence:
- the LOC127117653 gene encoding uncharacterized protein LOC127117653 — protein sequence MEIEKNQPLVAKKVWKTLRIVLFMLTKGIAKSKMVAELNLLLKRGKVAAVKAIANTLTLRHHSTAASFVSPHDYEFSCSNSPAVIKLHSKIKNHRHHHHHQNDFSTVQKVLEILNDVDASSFPSPMVTFPGFGKSPIGRKIRITDSPFPLKEEEGDDHSHVDVAAEEFIKRFYKNLNLQQKLAAIQSPYNNSRYR from the coding sequence ATGGAGATTGAGAAAAACCAACCATTGGTAGCAAAAAAAGTATGGAAAACACTACGCATAGTTTTGTTCATGTTAACAAAAGGCATAGCCAAAAGCAAAATGGTAGCAGAACTAAATCTCTTGCTAAAACGCGGCAAAGTCGCCGCTGTTAAAGCCATAGCCAACACTCTCACTCTCCGCCACCATTCCACCGCCGCCTCGTTCGTCTCTCCTCACGACTACGAATTCAGTTGCAGCAACAGCCCTGCCGTCATTAAACTCCACAGCAAAATTAAAAACCACCGTCATCACCACCACCACCAGAACGATTTTTCTACCGTTCAGAAGGTTCTAGAGATTCTCAATGATGTTGACGCTTCCTCATTTCCTTCTCCAATGGTGACATTTCCTGGATTTGGAAAAAGTCCTATCGGGAGAAAAATCAGAATCACAGATTCGCCATTTCCTCTGAAGGAAGAAGAAGGTGACGACCATAGCCATGTTGACGTTGCAGCTGAAGAATTTATTAAAAGGTTTTATAAAAATCTCAATTTGCAACAGAAATTAGCAGCAATTCAATCACCTTACAATAACTCCCGCTATAGATAG